Proteins encoded together in one Sulfitobacter pontiacus window:
- a CDS encoding class I SAM-dependent methyltransferase, translated as MIDARLQLALDGGGLELPAEGAIAVFQPPRDSDLPGLDKDRVQIIHDFKPDYDAWAARGYDVVRTIKDRYAACIVCLPRAKAEARAVIAAACEVCDGIVVIDGQKTDGADSVLREMRDRVTVQGPISKAHGKMFWISEPAAEFFSDWRQGPELTEGGFWTAPGVFSADGVDLASALLVDALPEKLGSEVADLGAGWGFLSAHALTRPDIKNLYLVEAGHMALECARRNVTDDRASFAWEDATSWEPPHRMDSVIMNPPFHIGRAAEPQIGQAFVATAARVLSPQGKLWMVANRHLPYEAELKTRFAHVEEIGGDARFKLFHAARPLRKRR; from the coding sequence GTGATTGATGCACGTCTGCAACTGGCGCTTGACGGCGGTGGTCTTGAGTTGCCAGCTGAAGGGGCGATTGCCGTCTTTCAGCCCCCCCGTGACAGTGATTTGCCAGGTCTGGACAAAGACCGCGTGCAGATTATCCATGATTTCAAACCGGATTATGACGCATGGGCCGCGCGCGGCTATGATGTCGTGCGCACCATCAAGGACCGCTATGCGGCCTGTATCGTCTGCCTGCCACGCGCCAAGGCCGAAGCCCGCGCCGTGATCGCCGCCGCCTGCGAGGTCTGCGACGGGATCGTTGTGATCGACGGGCAAAAGACCGACGGTGCCGATAGTGTCCTGCGCGAGATGCGCGACCGTGTGACCGTGCAGGGCCCGATCTCGAAGGCTCACGGCAAGATGTTCTGGATCTCGGAACCGGCGGCGGAGTTCTTTTCCGACTGGCGTCAGGGGCCGGAGCTGACCGAAGGCGGGTTCTGGACCGCGCCGGGGGTCTTTTCCGCCGATGGTGTCGATCTGGCCTCGGCGCTGCTGGTGGATGCCTTGCCCGAGAAGCTCGGGTCCGAGGTTGCCGATCTGGGGGCCGGTTGGGGCTTTTTGTCGGCCCACGCGCTGACACGGCCTGACATCAAGAACCTTTACCTTGTTGAAGCGGGGCATATGGCGCTGGAATGTGCGCGCCGCAATGTCACCGATGATCGCGCGTCCTTTGCATGGGAGGATGCCACAAGCTGGGAGCCGCCCCACCGCATGGACAGCGTGATCATGAACCCGCCCTTCCACATCGGTCGCGCGGCTGAACCGCAGATCGGGCAGGCGTTTGTTGCCACGGCAGCACGCGTCCTGTCGCCGCAAGGCAAGCTGTGGATGGTCGCGAACCGTCATCTGCCCTATGAGGCAGAGCTGAAAACCCGTTTCGCCCATGTCGAGGAAATCGGCGGCGATGCGCGGTTCAAACTGTTTCACGCGGCACGGCCTTTGCGCAAACGCCGATAG
- the clpS gene encoding ATP-dependent Clp protease adapter ClpS, with translation MRLDDLMMAGKDRDDDETDLLTKTKPKTKRPPLYKVMLLNDDFTPMEFVVIVLERFFGLNHAQAFEIMLTVHKKGLAVVGVFSHEIAETKVAQVMDFARRHQHPLQCTMEKEE, from the coding sequence ATGCGCCTTGATGATCTTATGATGGCGGGCAAAGACCGGGACGACGACGAAACCGATCTGTTGACCAAGACCAAACCAAAGACCAAGCGGCCGCCTTTGTACAAGGTGATGCTGTTGAACGACGATTTCACCCCGATGGAATTTGTGGTGATCGTGCTTGAACGCTTCTTCGGGCTGAACCATGCCCAAGCCTTCGAGATCATGTTGACCGTGCATAAAAAAGGGCTGGCGGTCGTGGGCGTGTTCAGCCACGAGATCGCGGAAACCAAAGTCGCGCAGGTGATGGATTTCGCCCGGCGTCACCAGCACCCGCTGCAATGCACCATGGAAAAAGAAGAATAA
- a CDS encoding HAD family hydrolase, whose amino-acid sequence MGNPLTTIGFDADDTLWHNERFFALTQVKFAELLADYTDSDSLMDRLLEAERRNIPHYGFGIKGFTLSMIETAIEITEGRVPADVISELLAAGRDMLAHPVELLPDVRETLETLQDDYRLVLVTKGDLLDQERKLAESGLRDMFTAIEIVSDKTPQTYQRIFDTHGDGPARGMMIGNSMKSDVVPMIHAGGHGVYIPHGVTWALEHAPAPSDSPRFHQITRLSEVAELLP is encoded by the coding sequence ATGGGCAATCCGCTAACGACCATCGGTTTTGATGCCGATGACACTTTATGGCACAACGAACGCTTCTTTGCTTTGACACAGGTCAAATTCGCGGAACTTCTTGCCGATTACACCGACAGCGACAGCCTGATGGACCGGCTGCTTGAGGCAGAGCGGCGCAACATCCCCCACTACGGCTTTGGCATTAAGGGGTTCACCCTCTCGATGATCGAAACCGCGATAGAGATCACCGAGGGCCGCGTGCCGGCCGATGTCATCTCCGAACTGCTGGCGGCAGGGCGGGATATGCTGGCCCATCCGGTCGAACTGCTGCCCGATGTGCGCGAAACCCTCGAAACCCTGCAAGACGACTATCGGCTGGTGTTGGTGACCAAGGGCGATCTGCTGGATCAGGAACGCAAGCTCGCTGAATCCGGGCTGCGTGATATGTTCACCGCGATTGAAATCGTGTCGGACAAGACCCCGCAAACCTACCAGCGCATCTTTGATACCCACGGCGACGGCCCGGCCCGCGGCATGATGATCGGGAACTCCATGAAATCGGACGTGGTGCCGATGATCCACGCGGGCGGGCATGGCGTCTATATTCCCCACGGCGTCACCTGGGCGCTGGAGCACGCCCCCGCCCCGAGTGATTCGCCCCGCTTCCACCAGATCACGCGCCTGTCCGAAGTGGCAGAACTGCTGCCCTGA